From Topomyia yanbarensis strain Yona2022 chromosome 1, ASM3024719v1, whole genome shotgun sequence, one genomic window encodes:
- the LOC131676260 gene encoding protein atonal-like, which produces MAEGLIYRQYFYNYHQAMDLASLPNPEFVPSTLNYIAPYETPQYSSDTEWMTASPGSYSSSSPAYCETAAHEEYPTQPITGAIKPPTTTRALSNSAKILSQIEQRYEDDSSASDSDLLNNSDIPTKIKIKRGTVVPTVIKRKRRLAANARERKRMRGLNEAFDRLREHLPSLGNDRQFSKHETLQMAQNYITALCDLLV; this is translated from the coding sequence ATGGCAGAAGGTTTAATTTACCGGCAGTACTTCTACAACTATCACCAAGCGATGGATCTCGCATCGCTTCCGAATCCGGAATTTGTTCCATCAACACTAAACTACATCGCACCGTACGAAACGCCACAATACAGCAGCGACACCGAATGGATGACGGCCAGTCCAGGAAGCTACAGCTCGTCGAGTCCAGCGTACTGCGAGACAGCGGCACACGAAGAATACCCCACTCAACCAATTACCGGCGCGATCAAACCGCCAACCACAACCCGGGCGCTTTCCAACTCCGCCAAGATACTGAGCCAGATCGAGCAACGGTACGAAGATGACAGCAGTGCGTCGGATAGTGATCTGCTGAATAACAGTGACATTCCAACGAAGATCAAAATCAAACGAGGCACAGTGGTTCCGACGGTGATCAAACGGAAACGTCGCCTGGCGGCCAATGCACGCGAACGGAAACGCATGCGGGGACTAAACGAAGCGTTCGATCGACTCCGGGAGCATCTGCCTTCACTGGGCAATGATCGCCAGTTCTCGAAACACGAGACGCTGCAGATGGCACAAAATTACATTACGGCACTTTGTGATTTGCTGGTGTAA